The Nocardia sp. NBC_01329 sequence CACTCCCGTGGCGGCATCACGATCGCCAGGATCGAGCTGCAGAAGCGCGGCGTCCCGTCTGGAGGCCAGTGCTCGCGTCTCGTACTCCGAGGCATCGTGATTGCCGGGCGCGACGAGGGCAACGATCATCTCCCAGAATGCCAGCTTTGCAAGGACCTTCACCACCCGCAGCTGCTGGCGAGTAGACAAGCCATCCCAGTTCTCCACCTGTTCACAAAGGAACTCCCATTGTGGTGATCGCCGCCCCGCCGCCAGTTCTCTCGGATCGTTCAAGAACGGAATCTCCGGAGATTCGAGCGAGATCAGCACCCGCAGCAAGCAAGGCGAAGCGACCTGATGGAATGGAAGCGGTTCGTCGGCCAGCAGCTTTACGCCGAGGTTGGCCGCTACTCGTGCATGGATCGGACCGGCATCGCTACACAGATCGGAATAGGCGGCAAGTCTCGAGGCCCGAGTATTGCCGTTGGCAAGGCCATTGGGAGGATTCATCGTTCAATCCCTCGGGCGCAATCCCACGCCTGCGTGCGCTGTTGCTCCCTGCCGTGGGGGAATTCGCCAGGATAATGGTCCATCGGTTCTGATCCTCTCGTTGCGATGCGCGTCCAAGCATTCGATCCGCCGAACCCGTGGACGGCTCGGCGCGTCGGCACGTCCACGGATCGTGCGCTGTGCCCGGACTACTCGGAGGGCGCGATGAAGGAGTGCAAGTGGCTGCGCTGCTCGGCACGCGCGTCGTTCAGGTGTCGCTGCAATGCCTCGCGCAGGGCAGGGCCGGCGGCACCCATCAATGCCTCCGAGTTACGGTTCCCGAGTTCGGCGAGATTGCCCATGACGTATCTACCTTTCGAGAGCTGTTCCGGATTCCCGGAACCGCGCAGCACACATTCACCGGCCGCTTATCCGCGGTTATCGGTACACAGAGAGAATCGGATTCAACTGGGGAATTGATGACATCCCGGCAGTGGAACCATATCGCGACCGGCATAGAAGCACCTTTGGCCGCCTCCCAACGCTGAGAAACCGATTGCGGCGCAGTCCTTCTCAATGCTTGTGCTGGCGGTGGTCGCCGCCAGCCATCTACCTCGAAAGCTTTGGGCCCTCCCGATGCTGGAGCAGTGCGTGAGCAGTCCCCGATAACGAGTCCACCCGGGACCAGAGCCAGGTGATGTCGTTCCGTGTTCGGTTGACCCCGCACGCCACCGGGTGGTGGGTGTGGGCGCAGCCGGCTGCGTACTCCGCCGGTGTCCGGTACCCCAGCGCGGGATGCCGGTTCCGGGCATTGTGGTCGTTTTTGAAGTCGCCGATCACCACTCTGGCCTCGAGCAGGCTGGTCCAGTGGTTGCGGTTCAAGCACTCGGTCCGTAGTCGCCGGTTGAACGATTCGATGAACCCGTTGTTCCACGGAGTACCAGGCGGTATGTAGTACATCCCGACCTGTCGGCGCAGAACTGTTGCAGCGCAACGGATACCATCGACAGCCGAGTCGAATTGGAAGTCCAACGCCCACAACACCTTCGGTGCGTCGGCCTCGACCGGCGGTACCGACGACACCCCGGCGCGTTTGCGCGGGTGATGCTCGCGGACCTGCAGCCCTTCCTCCCGCCACAGCCGGTGGACCTTCTTGATGTTCACACCGCTGCCCTCGTCGAACCGCGGCGCGGCCCACGCTCGGCGGAACCCGTGACCCTGGTGTTTCACCGCGTAGGACCGCAGCCAGGCCCGCAACGCGGCGTCCGGGTCGGCCGGAGTCGCCGCGACGGGCAGCCGTGGACAAGCTCATGACGGTCATGGGCATGTCGCAGCGGTTCGCGGCCGACGAACTCACCGCTGCTGGGAAGACCGGTGAGGAGATCGCCGCCGACCTCGGGATCTCCGCGGCCACCCTCTACAACTGGCGACGCCAGTACGGCGGCCTCGACACCGACGCCGCGAAGGAGCTCAAAGAGCTCCGTGAGCAGAATCACGGCGCAGTTTCCGCACGATGTCCTCGGCGGAGTGCCGTTTGCGTCCTGCCATGTGGATCAGTGTCCTCTCCTGGCCTCTATCAAGCCGAACGGGACTCTAATACCAGATGGACTCAGCTACTGGGGGCGGCTCAACGGCATACCGGCAGTTTCCGGATGAGTCGGGGTACTCCGTGCGCGGCTCACCCTGTCGTCGCACTCGTTGGGTCACCGGTCATCGCCTGGCAGCGGTAAAGGGTGTTTTCTCGGAGAATAGTTCGTACTCGATGGGGGTGCGGTAGCCAGTATGGGTAAGGAGAACATCTCCGCTATCACCCCTCACGGGCCAGCGACTGAACGCACGGTCTGGCGAGAATCTCAACAGCGGCGACGAGGATTCCGGGTGCGGCGCTTGGTGGCCGGGTCTAAAATTTTCCCTTGGAAATCTCCCGCAACGCGTCTTTCTCCAGCTCGGCGTCGGCGAGAAGCCTTTTCAGCCTTGCAGCACCCCGCAGACCCAGTGCCGGAACGCGGGTTCCGGCGACGGTTGGTCACAGCGCTGAGTCGCTGCCTGGCGCTTGGCCGCACCTCGGCGAAGGGCCGGCGCCGCCGTCGGGGTGGCCCCGCGGCCTGCGCGCACCCGGATCCGGTCACGCAATACATCGGTAATACGTTGCCGAACAACGGCTTTGGTCCATCGAGAGAAGATGTCATAGACCGTCGTCGGGGGCGGGAAGTCGGTGGGCAGCGCCCGCCAAGCGATACCACCGCGCACCAGGTAGAAGATCGCGTCCAGCACCAGACGGCGGGGATGTTTCTCACCGCGCCCACCCTTGCCTGCGGTGTTGCCCGGCGCGGGCAGCAGCGGTTCGAGCAGCTCCCATTGCTCGTCGCTGCACGAGGACGGATACGCCGAACACGGCCCCGGCGACTCTCTGTGGGCCGGGCATGACGAACACAGACAACTCAGCGATACTGACACACGAACTCCTGGCAGAACATGGGCTCGACAACCGCTGATCTACCTAAAGTTCTTCATGTTCCGGCCACACCACGCCAGTCCGACATCATTCACCTGCAACCACGTCCACCGAACCGGCACCACCGAACCCAGCGCGGCCGAATTCGCCGACAACTCACCGCCGGCCAAAGCCCCGAATTTCGCTACCTCTCCCAAAGACGATGCGGGGAATGTTCGCAAATAACAACTGGTTTGGCTGGAACACGGCTGCCATGATGAGGCGGTGACCAGAATCGACACGGCCGCCGCGCTGGAGCAGTGGCTGGAGCAGCGGGGGTGGTTCGAGGACTCACCCGCCCCGCTGATCGATACGAGCGAACTCCGGTCCCTCGGCTGCATCACCCTGCGATTGGAGGAGCACTTCAGGTCCGGTTGGACGCCTGGCTCCGCAGAGGTCGTGGAGCCGTACTTGGTGATCGCTCGGAATGTGATGCGGTACAACTCGATCCCGGCGTGGTCGCCGGACCACATCGTTGAAGAGGTCGATGGGGGCGGAACCAACGAAGGGCTATTCCTCGAAATCGACTTCCCCGGTCTCGTGCGAATCGAGTGCACCGAGATCGACGTGGAGCGACTTCCCGCCGAATATCATATGGTTCCACCGTGGACGAGTGGCGTGAATTTCACCCTCACCACGACGGAAGGAGAACTGCCGCCTGCCGAATTTTGGCGCGACCAAGCGGAAGAACGAATCGGCAACTCGGTCGTCTGGCGAACATTGGGTGGCCCCGCGGGTTCGCCCCGGGACTACGCGGGCTGGTTCCTGGAACTGAGCGAACTCGTGGCGGACACCGAGCACGGCGTCTTCTGCTTCCACGCCAGCGCCGAAGCGGAGGGCTGGCGAGTCAATTTCCAGCGGACCGCAGCGGACGACGCGCTGTGGCAAGCGGTTCAAGCGACCGCCGCGATTTTCACCGGCACAGTCAACTCCGGAAACTGCACCTTCACCACCCCTGAGTGGGAGCGCTATCTCTGCACCGGTGAATTCCCACAACCGTGACCACACGCCGCTCAACGACGCGCGGTCCGTATGGCTGGCTCTGTTCGAGAGATGAACCCGCCGACAACTCACCACCGGTCACAGATGACGAGATTTCCCGGACGCTCACTCAGCGACGACCGGATAGCGCGCTTGAAAAGCGAGTCTGCGGTCGGCGTCTGCGGCGATCCGATCGAGCTCGTCGTCGAGTGCCATGAACACCTGCCACGGCTCTCGGCCGCCGGCAGCAACGAGTAGCTGCACCACCGACTGCTCGAGCGCGGGAACCCGCTTCGCCTTCCAGATCTTGTCGGCGAGAGCGACGAGCAGGTCATCCACTCCGATATCGACGGTTGTCCAGGATCCGTGGGTGCGTGCGAATCGAGCCGACCCCTCATCGAAGCCCCGCGACAGGAGCAGCTCGTACCCGGCTTGCTCGTGGGCCGAGCCCGGTCCCGACAGCTCATCCGGATGGATGATCTTTCCGATGTCATGCGTTGCCGCACCGAACAGCATCGCCGGCCGGTCGAACCGCACACCTGGGTGATGTTGTGCGACCCAGTCGGCCAATTGCCGAGCCACATCGTGGACCGCGCGAAGGTGAGCACCCAATCTCGGCGGGGTATCAAGGCTTTCCAGGAGAACTTCCACCTGCTCCGGCAACGACCTCGATATCGCAGAATCCGGATCGGCCAGGGCCCGGCGCAGCAGAACGGAAGTCACCCGGCACAGGGTAGCCGAGGAAGGCCGGATACTCCTCGGATCAGGACGTCCGGACCGTCCTAGAGTGCGCGGCCGAGGATCGAGCGGGCGAGGGCGTCGCTGTCCTCGAGCATCGCGATATGCCCGACTCCGCGAAGGTATTCCAGCTCGGCACCCGGCACCGCCTCGTACTGGCCCGCCGATGCCGGGTCCCAACGAGGGTCGGAATCTCCGAAGATCACCCGGACGGGCTTTCCGGCGTCGACGAGGCGCTGGGGCACAGTCCGCGCGGCGATGTAATCACTGTTGGCGGCGAGAATCGCGCGGAAAGCTCGATAAGACGTCCTTCGCAAGTCGGCCGCAGCCCCATCGGGCACCGTGATCGGGGCCGCCGCGGTCGCTGCCAGTCCGCGGCGGATCATCGACTCGGTACGGAGCGCCCACACGAGCGGACCGAAGAGCGGCGAGGCGACCACCCGCATGATCGCCGGCTCGGGGAGTAGGGCTGCGAGACTGGGCCCCGTACTGACCAGGACCAGTTCGCCGACCAGGTCCGGACGCCGTTCCACGAGGGCAGTGGCGACGTACCCTCCGCTGGAGTGACCGACCACCGTCGCATTCTGGACGCCGAACTCGTCCAGCACCGTCGCCACCCGCTCCGCCTGCTGGGGAACGGCGTACGTCGACGCCGGCTCGGACCGGCCGCAGCCCGGAAGATCGATCGTGATCACCCGATACTCGGCGGCGAGCGCCGGCACCACCGGCTCCCACGTCGAACCGGTGGCGCCCGAGCCGTGGACGAGTAGCAGGGGCGGTGCCGCCGGGTTCCCGTCGAGGACGACGTGCAATCCGTGGACAGTCGTATCCTCGCGGGACCGGGCGGGACTCGATTCGCTCATGCCGACAGCTTCGCCGCGGGCCGACGACGCCGTATTGGACGAATGTCACGGTATCCCGAACCGGCTAGTCTGGAACGCATGACCGCGACGGGCAGATGGGACTGGAGCCGGGTCGACGTGACCGTCCCGGCCCGCCCCCCGGCTCCGGGAGTCCAGATGGCGGGTTTCCGGTACCACGACGTCGCCCCCGTCGATATCACGATGATCCCGCATCCTTCCGTCACGGTCCTGCTCGATCTCAGCGAGAACGGAGTCGTCTACGACGTGCTCGGGCGCCCGGTCACCGGAAACGCGATCGTCGGCCTCCGGGCCGGCACCTTGCGCATCACCGGCGCGGGGACCGGCGACGTCCTGCAGATCCGGCTGTCCCCGGTTGTCGCCGCAGCGATGCTCCGAGACAGCGGCATCATCGGCGGCACCGTGACACCGCTACCGGAACTGTGGGGCAGCGGCACTGACATCTTGACCGAGCGACTCCGTTCGATGCCGTCGTGGGACGACCGGTTCGCACTCGCGACCGCGTTCCTCCGAAGCCGGGTACCGCGCGAATTCGGTGTCGCACCCGAGATCGCGTACGCCTGGGGCCGGACCGTCCACACCAGCGGCCTGGTCCGCGTCGAAACCCTCGCCGCAGAGACGGGCTGGACCCGCCAGCGACTCTGGTCGCGTTTCCGGACCCATGTCGGGGTCTCGCCCAAGCATGCGTCCGAACTGGTCCGCTTCGACCGTGCCGCCCATCTTCTGGCGGTGGGACGCTCGCCGGCGGATGTCGCCGCCGAGGCCGGCTACGTCGACCAATCCCATCTCCACCGCAGAACCAAGGCGATTACCGATATGACCCCGACCGTCGTCGCGAGGGCACCGTGGCTGGCGATCGACGAACGCGCCTGGGCGCCGTCCTGATCCCCGCGGTCGAACGACCATCTACGGCCCGCCCGCCGGGAGCGTGCGGACCGGGGTGAGCACGGCCGGTCACGCTGGGCCGGCCTGCTGTCCCGCCGGGTCGCACCGGAGTCGCGTTCCCGTCGCGGGCCCGTCCGCTTCGTTCAGACTTCGCTTCGTGCCGGCAACGCCCCGAGCGCACGAATGGCCGCCGCGGTCTCGCGCTGCGCTTCCGCGTGCGCGAGGGCAGCATGTGCCTGTGCCTGCGCGATCACATTGCGCCGCTCCGCTCCGCTGACCGTCTCCCCGGCGGTAAGGCCACTGAGTAGTGCCTCGGCGCGCTGCTTATGAGTGGTGTAGTCATCCATCGGGCGATTCTCGCACCCTGCCCCCGTCGTATCCGCCGCGATGCCACCGGCTCTCACCGGCCCATCAGCGGACCCGCTCAGATCATCGAGCGGTGGATACCTCGCGGCTCACCGCCCAGCTGTGTCAGCGCCGAGGCGTGGAAAATCGAACCGGGTACGTGGATCGCGTGCGCCAGGCCGGCGTGCGCGTCGCGGAAGAACCGCTGCATGGGAAAGCGATAGTGCAGCGCGCCGCCACCTGCCCTGGCGAAGATCTCGTCGACCGCGCGAACCGCCCGCCATGCCGCCGCGGTCTGGGTGCGCCGGCCGATCGCGCGTTCCTCGAAACTCACTTCCCGGCCCTTTTCCGTACTGTCCCAGAACCGATCCACGTTCTCGAGCAGCGCGGCCCGCGAAGCGGCGATCTCGGCGGCCGCCTCACCGATCGAGAAGAGGACGTACGGGTCGTCCTTGATCGGGACCCCGGTCACCGCGACACGCTCCCGCTGCGCCGCGATATGGCAGGCCAGCGCTCCTTCGGCGATACCGATCACCGCGGAGGTGATGCCGAGGGGGAACATGCAGGAGAACGGCATCCGGTAGAGGGTTTCGGTGCGGCCCGCCCGCTGCACGGCAGTACCGTCCATCACCTCCGCCGCCGACAGCGTCCGATACTCGGGAACGAAAGCGTTCTCGACGATCAGATCCTTGGAACCGGTACCACGCAGTCCGATCACGTCCCACGAGTCCGCGACGATCTCGTAGTCCGACCGCGGCAGGATCACATGCAGAGAATTCGGTGGCATCACCGGTTTCCCGCCGGAATCGCCCACAAGCGCGCCGAGGAAAGCCCACTGACAGTGGTCGGTGCCCGAGGAGAACGACCATCGGCCGTTGAGCAGGTAGCCGCCGTCCACGGGGGTCGCCACTCCCATCGGCGCGTAGGGCGAGGCGACCCAGGTGTCCTGATCGGCACCCCAGATCTCCTCCTGCACGCGAGGATCGGCGAAGGCGAGCTCCCACGGGTGGACACCGACGATCCCGGTGACCCAGCCCGCCGCCCCGTCCATCGCGGCGATCGCCATCGTGGTCTCCGCGAACTCGCGTGGATGACATTCGAGTCCGCCGTGTGTCTTCGGCTGGAGCATTCGCACGGCACCGGATTCCCGTAGTCGTCGTGCCGAAGTGTCGGACAAGCGCATGAGCTCGTCGCCCTCGGCTCCCGCGGCTCGGATCTCCTGCGCGTACTGCTCGATCCGGTCCAGTACCTGACCCATGGCTCCTACTTTCCGTTCGAATCTTCGCGACCGGCACCGCAGTGGTCGGCTACCACCGCGTGCTCGCGTCCGCATCCCGCTCGTGACGATCCAGAAGCTGCGCCGGTTCGTCTTCACCGTCCGCTCAGCCGGTACCGAGAACCTCGAGTCGCCGGGCATCGCGCCGGTCTTCCGCCGGTCGATCGGGCGGTTCGGGGTACAGGCTGCGCGAAACCTCACGGGACAGGTTCGCGACCAGTGGTGCGACGCGATCGAGCTGCGCCGTGCGCGCGTCGCCGCACACCGAGACCGCGGCGACCGGACCGTTGGGCCCGCGCACCGCCGCACCGGCGCACGCCACCCCGGGCACGGATTCACCGTCGTCGAAGGCGAGTCCGCCGCGCAGCCGGATCCGGCCGAGTTCTCGGTGCAGCGTCGCGAGTTCGCCGATCGTGTTTCCGGTGCGGCGCCGTAGCGCCCGGTCGTAGAGACGATCGACCGACTCCGGCTCCAGATACGCCAGGATCGCCTTTCCGCCCGCGGTGGCGTAGGCCGGGGCTCGACCGCCCACCCGGGAGGGCAGATGCGCGGCGAACCGCCCGCCCACTTTGTCGAGATACAGGCTTTCGCCCCCGTCGCGCACTGTCAGGTGCACCACCAGGCCCGTCCGCAGATGCAGGTCGTGCAGGAGCGGCGCCGCGACGGCCCGGATCCGATCGTGCCCATCGCTACCGCCCAGGCCGAGCGCGCGCCGGCCGAGCGCGTAGCCGAGGGATGTGTGCTCGACCCAGCTCGACTGAGTCAGTTGATGCAGGATGCGATAGACGGTGGAGCGGGGAAGTTGCGCGCGACAGGCCACCTCTTCGAGCGACAACCGTGCCGCGCGACCGTCGAACGCATCGAGAATCCGCGTCATCCGCTCGACCATGGACGGCGGCAGCTCCGGCTTCCGGACCTCTTCGGTGGCACCGGGCCGCGAATCAATGATGGTCATCGAACTCTCCAAATGAGCTGTTCAGAAGCCTTTCATAGGCAAAAACTGAAATTGATTCTCGCATCACACTAACACCCGTGGGCCCCCGTGGAGCAGAAACGGCGAGTTACCGCGAACGCGATCTGCCAGAGGGGGACGGTCTCGCTGAGTGGCAACGCCCGCCGACCTCCGACCCGCACCGTGAGAAGTTGCCAGCAAATTCGCACCGTGAACGAGAGGGTCGCCATCATGACGACACCGGCAGACGCCCAGCAGCGCCTCAACCAAGTCATCACGCGGCTGACCGGCCCGGGGGGCCGGTTCGAAACAGTCCCGGAAGAGGTGCTCGGCATCACCCTGCCGGTGATGCGCCATCGCGATCGTACGGTCGGCGACCTGGTGGCCGCCTCGCAGACGTGGAGGGGCCGCGACTACCTGGTGACCCGCGACCGCCGCGTGTCGTACGAGCAGCATCTGGACGCCGTCGCCGCGCTCGCCACCGCGCTACGTGCGGATTGCGCGGTGGGCAAGGGCGACCGGGTGGCGATCCTGGCGGCCAATTGTCCCGAATGGGTGACGGCGTTCTGGGCGGCGCAATGCCTCGGTGCCGTCAGCGTCGGGCTCAACAGCTGGTGGGTGCCGCGCGAGATCGAGTACGGACTGCGGCACTGCCGGCCGAAGGTACTGGTGGTCGACGCCGAACGTGCGGCACTGCTGGCCGATGTGGACACCTCGGGGGTCACCGTCCTCACTGTCGAAGAGGACGTGCCACGGCTCATCACCGCCCACACCGGCGCCCCACTCCCCCGGGCCGACGTCGCCGAGGACGACCCGTCGGTCATTCTCTACACCAGCGGAACCAGTGGGCGCCCCAAGGGCGCGGTGCATTCCCAGCGAAACCTGCTGGCCGTCGTCGACTACCATCGCTTCTCCGACGCGCTGGCCGCCACATTCACCGGGCGCACCTGGGCCGATACCGAACCGAGTTCGCTGCGCTACCTGTTGACCTCACCGCTGTTCCATATAGCGAGCCTGCACAATCTGGTCATCCCGCGGCTCGCGACCGGTGGCACAGTGGTGATGCACCAGGGCGCTTTCGACGTGGACGCCGTGCTGGGGCTGATCGAACGGGAGCGGGTCACGAACTGGGGCGCGGTACCGACCATGGCGGCGCGACTGCTCGACCACGGTGACACCGACAAACACGATCTCTCGTCGCTGACCGGATTCGCCCTCGCCTCGGCACCGTCGTCCATCGCATTCAAAGACCGGCTGCGGCAGCGTTTCCCGTTCGCCGCGAACGCGCTGGTCGACAGCTACGGTCTCACCGAGTGCAGTACCGCTGTCGCGGTGGCCACCACCGCCGATCTCGAACAGCATCCGGGCACCCTCGGCCGGCCCATCCCGACCGTATCCCTGGAGATCCGTGACCCCTCCGGCGAGCGGGTACCGGATGGCACCGAGGGCGAAGTCTGTGTGCGGAGTCCGTTCGTCATGCTCGGATACTGGGAGGACGAGGCGGCGACCGCCGCCGCGATCTCGACGGACCGCTGGCTGCGCACCGGCGATTCCGGTGTGCTGGAGGACGGGCGGTTGCGGTTGACCGGCCGCCGCTCGGATCTGATCCTGCGTGGGGGTGAGAACATCTCTCCCACCGAGATCGAGCAATGTCTCGACGAACATCCCG is a genomic window containing:
- a CDS encoding transposase — translated: MSVSLSCLCSSCPAHRESPGPCSAYPSSCSDEQWELLEPLLPAPGNTAGKGGRGEKHPRRLVLDAIFYLVRGGIAWRALPTDFPPPTTVYDIFSRWTKAVVRQRITDVLRDRIRVRAGRGATPTAAPALRRGAAKRQAATQRCDQPSPEPAFRHWVCGVLQG
- a CDS encoding helix-turn-helix domain-containing protein, giving the protein MTATGRWDWSRVDVTVPARPPAPGVQMAGFRYHDVAPVDITMIPHPSVTVLLDLSENGVVYDVLGRPVTGNAIVGLRAGTLRITGAGTGDVLQIRLSPVVAAAMLRDSGIIGGTVTPLPELWGSGTDILTERLRSMPSWDDRFALATAFLRSRVPREFGVAPEIAYAWGRTVHTSGLVRVETLAAETGWTRQRLWSRFRTHVGVSPKHASELVRFDRAAHLLAVGRSPADVAAEAGYVDQSHLHRRTKAITDMTPTVVARAPWLAIDERAWAPS
- a CDS encoding transposase yields the protein MSQRFAADELTAAGKTGEEIAADLGISAATLYNWRRQYGGLDTDAAKELKELREQNHGAVSARCPRRSAVCVLPCGSVSSPGLYQAERDSNTRWTQLLGAAQRHTGSFRMSRGTPCAAHPVVALVGSPVIAWQR
- a CDS encoding HD domain-containing protein, with protein sequence MTSVLLRRALADPDSAISRSLPEQVEVLLESLDTPPRLGAHLRAVHDVARQLADWVAQHHPGVRFDRPAMLFGAATHDIGKIIHPDELSGPGSAHEQAGYELLLSRGFDEGSARFARTHGSWTTVDIGVDDLLVALADKIWKAKRVPALEQSVVQLLVAAGGREPWQVFMALDDELDRIAADADRRLAFQARYPVVAE
- a CDS encoding integrase core domain-containing protein, whose translation is MKHQGHGFRRAWAAPRFDEGSGVNIKKVHRLWREEGLQVREHHPRKRAGVSSVPPVEADAPKVLWALDFQFDSAVDGIRCAATVLRRQVGMYYIPPGTPWNNGFIESFNRRLRTECLNRNHWTSLLEARVVIGDFKNDHNARNRHPALGYRTPAEYAAGCAHTHHPVACGVNRTRNDITWLWSRVDSLSGTAHALLQHREGPKLSR
- a CDS encoding alpha/beta fold hydrolase — protein: MSESSPARSREDTTVHGLHVVLDGNPAAPPLLLVHGSGATGSTWEPVVPALAAEYRVITIDLPGCGRSEPASTYAVPQQAERVATVLDEFGVQNATVVGHSSGGYVATALVERRPDLVGELVLVSTGPSLAALLPEPAIMRVVASPLFGPLVWALRTESMIRRGLAATAAAPITVPDGAAADLRRTSYRAFRAILAANSDYIAARTVPQRLVDAGKPVRVIFGDSDPRWDPASAGQYEAVPGAELEYLRGVGHIAMLEDSDALARSILGRAL
- a CDS encoding class I adenylate-forming enzyme family protein, which translates into the protein MTTPADAQQRLNQVITRLTGPGGRFETVPEEVLGITLPVMRHRDRTVGDLVAASQTWRGRDYLVTRDRRVSYEQHLDAVAALATALRADCAVGKGDRVAILAANCPEWVTAFWAAQCLGAVSVGLNSWWVPREIEYGLRHCRPKVLVVDAERAALLADVDTSGVTVLTVEEDVPRLITAHTGAPLPRADVAEDDPSVILYTSGTSGRPKGAVHSQRNLLAVVDYHRFSDALAATFTGRTWADTEPSSLRYLLTSPLFHIASLHNLVIPRLATGGTVVMHQGAFDVDAVLGLIERERVTNWGAVPTMAARLLDHGDTDKHDLSSLTGFALASAPSSIAFKDRLRQRFPFAANALVDSYGLTECSTAVAVATTADLEQHPGTLGRPIPTVSLEIRDPSGERVPDGTEGEVCVRSPFVMLGYWEDEAATAAAISTDRWLRTGDSGVLEDGRLRLTGRRSDLILRGGENISPTEIEQCLDEHPDIDECAVIGVPHEDLGQEVAAIVVTRPGAAVEERHLHEYAAARLSYFKVPVRWRITTESLPRNATGKVIRRGLTA
- a CDS encoding hydroxylase, which translates into the protein MGQVLDRIEQYAQEIRAAGAEGDELMRLSDTSARRLRESGAVRMLQPKTHGGLECHPREFAETTMAIAAMDGAAGWVTGIVGVHPWELAFADPRVQEEIWGADQDTWVASPYAPMGVATPVDGGYLLNGRWSFSSGTDHCQWAFLGALVGDSGGKPVMPPNSLHVILPRSDYEIVADSWDVIGLRGTGSKDLIVENAFVPEYRTLSAAEVMDGTAVQRAGRTETLYRMPFSCMFPLGITSAVIGIAEGALACHIAAQRERVAVTGVPIKDDPYVLFSIGEAAAEIAASRAALLENVDRFWDSTEKGREVSFEERAIGRRTQTAAAWRAVRAVDEIFARAGGGALHYRFPMQRFFRDAHAGLAHAIHVPGSIFHASALTQLGGEPRGIHRSMI
- a CDS encoding IclR family transcriptional regulator — protein: MTIIDSRPGATEEVRKPELPPSMVERMTRILDAFDGRAARLSLEEVACRAQLPRSTVYRILHQLTQSSWVEHTSLGYALGRRALGLGGSDGHDRIRAVAAPLLHDLHLRTGLVVHLTVRDGGESLYLDKVGGRFAAHLPSRVGGRAPAYATAGGKAILAYLEPESVDRLYDRALRRRTGNTIGELATLHRELGRIRLRGGLAFDDGESVPGVACAGAAVRGPNGPVAAVSVCGDARTAQLDRVAPLVANLSREVSRSLYPEPPDRPAEDRRDARRLEVLGTG